A window of Deltaproteobacteria bacterium genomic DNA:
TTGTCGCAAAATCCGCATTTTTGTAAGTCAGCCTTAAGTCAATTTAACCCTGATGATTTTATCGCTTTAGTGAAGCAACATAAAATTGCCTATTATGAAAAAACCTTGGGGCAGTTATTCTGCCAACAATCTTCTAAACAGATATTAAATTTATTAATTAAAGAATGCCAAATATTGGGGGTTGAACTTAAAATCGGCATATCAACCCATCAAGTTGAGCGTCATGAGGGTTTTAGGGTATTAACGGCTGATCAAATCTATCATAGCCAAAAATTAGTCGTAGCCACCGGTGGCTTATCTTTTCCAAAATTAGGGGTTAGTGATTTAGGGTATAAAATCGCGGAGCTTTTCGGGATAAATATGATTAAACCCAAGCCAGGGTTAGTGCCCTTGTTGTGGAATAAAAATGATTTAAAAATATATGGGAACTTAAGCGGGATTTCACTCCCAGTTGAGGTATCCTTTGACAAAATTTCATTTAAAGAAGCCATGCTGTTTACTCACCATGGTTTAAGTGGGCCGGCTATTTTGCAAATTTCTTCTTATTGGAAAGAAAATAGCCCTTTAAAAATTGACTTATTGCCCAACCAAGATGCTTTTACTTTTTTAGAAAACCAAAAACAAAACCGCCCCAAAGCTGAATTAAAAACCATTTTGGCTACAGCCCTTCCCCAACGCTTGGCTGAATTGATAAGTCGTCATGAATTTAACAACCCGCTCATGCAGCACCTCACTAAAAATCAATTACAAACTTTAGCTAAGCGATTGAAGAATTGGGAAATAAGCCCTGCAACCACCGCCGGCTTCGACCAAGCCGAAGTAACCCGTGGTGGAATCGACACGGCAGAACTCTCCTCTAAAACCATGGAAACGAAAAAGGTGCCAGGTCTTTATTTCATTGGTGAAGTGGTTGATGTTACCGGCTGGCTAGGGGGCTATAATTTCCAATGGGCCTGGGCTAGCGGATATGCAACTGGCCTGGCTGTTTAAAAAAGGTCTTATTCCATCACTCTTGAGAGGATGTATTGATTAATCGACACTCCCTGCTCAGCAGCATGGGTGGCCAGCTGCCTATGCACTTCTGGGGAAGTTCTGAGCGTTAAGTTGCCTTTAAATTGTCTCGTTGAAAAAGGCTCTGGGATTTCTTCTTTGTCGTCTTTCATCCATTTCAGCGTTGCCGATACTGCTTTTTTGACGGCCTTAATCGCTAATTCCATAGTTTTGCCATGCGCTTTAAGAGTCGGTAATTCAAGACAGGTTGCAATATGAGTATCATCCTCCTCGGACCATTCAACACGGTACGTATATTTATCGATAAGATTTTTCATTTTTTCATTTCCTCCAGCTTCTTAATGGCCCCAATCACTTGCTTGACCTGATAGGGTTTGGCCATTTTGCCATCACATTGCAGGTTAATTCTTGGGTTGCCAAACCACGGCATCTTAAAAATATGATGGCTCCCGCTGATTCTTGGTTCTCCAAAGTATCGAATGCAAATATTCAGCAGGTCTTTAAATTTTACATTCTTTGGATTCGCCAAATTCTCCAGCACAACGCATGATAGCGCTAATGCTATCATTATTCAATAGAAAAAGGTGGCGCATAGGTAATGCCTCAGTTTTGGGTGGAGAGTGCTTAGGTTGTTTCGTCAGCCGTGCTTTTCGCGGCGACCCTAATGGGATTAGCAGGCATGGAAGCCTTCCGCGTTCCCGCCAAGCCGGGCCGCGGTTTTCCATGCCTGCTAATCCTCATTGGGGGCCCCGCCGCTTCAAGCAATGGCCTCCTCAACAACCTAAGCACTCTCCACCCAAAACTGAGGCATTACGCGTATAGTTCTTTATTTTAAGAAATTTGTAGGCATGTGTATACCGAAAGTATACGAAATATCCGCTTTTGAAGGCCTTGCCCTAGACCCTTTTCACTAGAGAACCGATAACAAAACATAATCGGGGGAGCCTATGGATCTTCAAAAATTACTCAATGTTATTTTTTTAGATTGGAAAACACCTACAAAAGTCGATAAAGTTATCCAAGAAATTGCTGCAATTGAGGGGATTCAGGATTCTGAAAGAGGAGTGAGCCCAGTCGATGATCGTTTCTGGTTGGCCTCAGAAGAGGCCGCACAGGCTTTTGATGCAGGTCTTTATCAAAAACTCATTTTACTTGATCCTTCTTTTACAAGCCGAGATGGCACAGAACTTTTTGGAAAGATTCGAACCTATTTTGTAACATCC
This region includes:
- a CDS encoding NAD(P)/FAD-dependent oxidoreductase gives rise to the protein MNYDVIILGAGAAGLMCARVAAKRGKKVLVLEKNLNPGKKILISGGGRCNFTNLHVTAENYLSQNPHFCKSALSQFNPDDFIALVKQHKIAYYEKTLGQLFCQQSSKQILNLLIKECQILGVELKIGISTHQVERHEGFRVLTADQIYHSQKLVVATGGLSFPKLGVSDLGYKIAELFGINMIKPKPGLVPLLWNKNDLKIYGNLSGISLPVEVSFDKISFKEAMLFTHHGLSGPAILQISSYWKENSPLKIDLLPNQDAFTFLENQKQNRPKAELKTILATALPQRLAELISRHEFNNPLMQHLTKNQLQTLAKRLKNWEISPATTAGFDQAEVTRGGIDTAELSSKTMETKKVPGLYFIGEVVDVTGWLGGYNFQWAWASGYATGLAV
- a CDS encoding toxin-antitoxin system HicB family antitoxin, with translation MDKYTYRVEWSEEDDTHIATCLELPTLKAHGKTMELAIKAVKKAVSATLKWMKDDKEEIPEPFSTRQFKGNLTLRTSPEVHRQLATHAAEQGVSINQYILSRVME
- a CDS encoding toxin HicA codes for the protein MIALALSCVVLENLANPKNVKFKDLLNICIRYFGEPRISGSHHIFKMPWFGNPRINLQCDGKMAKPYQVKQVIGAIKKLEEMKK